The stretch of DNA AAATGTTGAGATAAATATTGAAGACTTAACTCATATCACATACGATATACAAGCGTAACCAATCACCGAGAACATCCTTCGCATATCTTAACTTCAACATTTCACATCTACTTAAGTCTACGATAATACCTATATCGATTTAAATAGATGAACTGGAATATTATTAGTAGCAGGTATAACATAATCACAAATGAACGCCCTTCAATAGTGCCATTTCTCAATGATTCTATTGAAGGGCGTCTTTCATTTTATGGGATGAAGTTGATTTATAACATTTGTTGATAGTGATATTTTACGAGTTCAAAAAATTGATCCATATCATAACCCCAACGTGCGAAATATTCAATTGGATCAACATGTGTTGTCCCACCCCAATATTTATGAACCGCATAATGACTAATAATAGAGCCTACACCTTCTTGACGATCTGCAAGTGTCGGTTCAATATTATTTTGTTTTAACATGTAGGCTGCGAGCCACGCCTGGTTGTTTACAGACCGTGCAAAATCATCAAAAGTATATGCCCGAACAACCTCGATTTGATAAAAGTAAGGGTTGGCTTGTTTTCCTGCTCCCCATACTAAATACTTCGAAGGGGCTGTCAGATGAATCTCCTTTGAATCTACAAAAGCATGTACAAACGCCCGATCATAAGTTGCATACATGCGATCGACCCATTCATTCAAAGAACGGTAATCCTCCCCAACTTCATGAATGACGACCCCAATATACGTTCCATGTTTATAAGGTAACTGAGGTAAGGTGTCCATACGTGGATCTTTAACTACAGGAGAGTGACCCAAATGCGTACTAATAATATACTGATTCACATTCGGATATGGTAGCGGTGGAAGCCCTTGTGAATGATTCGTTGCTGCACTGGCTTCCGCCATGAAAGCAGGCATACCGAACAATGATCTTGTATAAACTGTCGGTGTCAAACACAACGTGGTTAGAGTCACAACAATAGATAGAGATGAAGCAAAAAAACGTTTGAACATATCCATCACACCTTTCACTTTTTTAAATTTTAAAATACAAATATCATATAATTCTTTTATAAAATAAATATCTCCTGCATACAAATCAAAGTCAAGTGTTTTATGATTTTAAAAACGTCATTTTACACCTATAAAAACCATCTTTTCCCTTCAAAATCCTTAGTCATGCCTCTTAATAATCCTATTTTTTATGCGACACACACCTATCATTGTTCATTTGCACTGACATCTTTTTGTATTCAATGACCACGCCCCTCAATTGATCCATATATCATTTTAAAAATAACAACACGCACTCCATGGTTAAGTTGTTCAAATATTTGACGCAATTTATAAATAGTTTATTGAAAATACTTTACCTTACTCATTGTATGTAATATAATGTTTGTGAATTAATTCACAATATTTTTAGGAGGAATGCCTTATGATGACAGCTTTAGCAACACAACAACCGGCAACAGATGTGATTGAAATGGTTCAAACTTTAACTGAAAATGGAAAAAAAGCACTCAAAGCACTTGCGTCAAAGTCACAACAGGAAATTGATACAATTGTCCATGAAATGAGTATTGCCGCAGTAGATCAACATATGCCACTGGCTAAAATGGCATTTGAAGAAACGGGTCGCGGTATCTATGAAGACAAAGCGATTAAAAACTTATACGCGTCTGAATATATCTGGCACTCTATTAAAGATAATAAAACAGTCGGTATCATTGGTGAAGACACACAAAAAGGCTTAACGTACGTCGCCGAACCGGTGGGCATTATCTGCGGTGTCACACCGACGACCAATCCTACTTCCACAACGATTTTCAAAGCGATGATTGCGATTAAAACTGGAAACCCTATCATTTTTGCTTTTCACCCGAGCGCACAACAATCCTCTAAAGCAGCAGCACAATGTGTATTAGACGCAGCAGTGAAAGCAGGTGCCCCTCCTCACGCCATTCAATGGATCGAACATCCTTCAATTGCTGCAACACAACAATTAATGAATCATGAAGACGTGGCACTGGTATTAGCAACAGGGGGATCAGGCATGGTGAAATCCGCCTACTCAACAGGCAAACCGGCTTTAGGTGTCGGCCCTGGTAATGTTCCCGCTTATATTGAAAAAACGGCTCAAATCCAACGTGCGGTCAATGATATCATTGGTTCTAAAACTTTTGACAATGGCATGATTTGTGCTTCTGAACAAGCCGTGATTGTAGATAAAGCCGTTTATGAGACAGTCAAAAAAGAATTTAAAGCACATCAATGCTACTTTGTGACCGCTAAAGAGCGTCCATTATTAGAACAAGCAATGATGAACGAACGTAAAACTGGTGTCTGCGCAGATATTGTCGGGAATGCCGCAACGGAAATCGCTCGTAAAGCGGGAATCCAAGTTCCTGAAGGCACAAAACTACTGATTGTCGAACTCGAAGGTGTGGGTGAATCCTATCCTTTATCAAGAGAAAAGTTATCTCCTGTTCTCGCTATGGTCAAAGCCACTTCTTCAACACATGCTTTTGAACTTTGTGAGGGTATGTTGTCACTCGGTGGCCTCGGTCATACTGCCGTCATCCATTCAGAAGATCCAACGCTTCAACAATCATTCGGTATGCGTATGAAAGCGTGTCGCATCCTCGTCAACACCCCTTCTGCTGTAGGAGGAATCGGTGATATGTACAATGAACTCATCCCTTCTTTAACATTAGGTTGTGGTTCATACGGTAAAAATTCAGTGTCACACAATGTCTCAGCTATCGACTTGATCAACATCAAAACAATCGCACAACGACGCAACAACATGCAATGGTTCAAATTACCCCCCAAAGTGTATTTCGAAAAAAACGCGCTCATGTATCTGACAGAGATGGCACAGGCTGAACGTGTCATGCTAATTTGTGACCCCGGCATGGTCGAATTCGGATATGCTGAACGCGTTGAAAGTGTATTACGTCGCCGCGCGCAAACACCACAAATCAAAATATTTAGCGATGTCGAACCTAACCCTTCAACTGACACCGTTTACCGTGGCTTGGATATGATGACACAGTTCAAACCAGATACAATCATCGCACTGGGTGGGGGTTCTGCCATGGATGCTGCGAAAGCCATGTGGATGTTTTTTGAACACCCTGAAACTTCTTTCTTCGGCGCGAAACAAAAATTTTTGGACATTCGTAAACGTACCTATCAAATTGGTAAACCAGAAAATGCCAAATTCATCTGTATTCCGACAACTTCAGGTACAGGTTCAGAAGTGACACCTTTCGCAGTCATTACTGACAGTGAAACGCATGTCAAATACCCTTTAGCTGATTATGCATTAACACCTGATATTGCGATTGTCGATCCTCAATTTGTCATGAGTGTTCCTCAAAGTGTCACTGCCGATACGGGCATGGATGTACTCACTCATGCGATTGAGTCCTATGTTTCGGTCATGGCATCCGATTATACACGTGGTTTAAGTTTGCAAGCCATTCAGCTGACTTTTGACTACTTAAAATCATCTGTCAAAGAAGGGGATGCGTTATCAAGAGAAAAAATGCATAATGCATCCACTTTAGCAGGTATGGCGTTTGCAAATGCATTTTTAGGGATTAGCCACTCCATCGCACACAAAATCGGTGGAGAATATGGGATTCCACACGGAAGAACGAATGCCATTCTACTTCCACACGTTATTCGCTATAATGCGAAAGACCCACAAAAACATGCGCTCTTTCCAAAATATGAATATTTTAGAGCCCATACAGACTATGCGGATATTGCAAAGCATTTAGGACTACCGGGTCAAACAACTGAAGAACTCGTGGAAGCTTTAGCAACAGCTGTTGATCAACTTGGACGTGATATCGGTATCGAGATGAATCTCAAAGCGCAAGGTGTCACTGAAGACGTGCTTGCTACGACGGTCGATCGTATGGCCGCATTAGCTTACGAAGATCAATGTA from Staphylococcus lutrae encodes:
- the adhE gene encoding bifunctional acetaldehyde-CoA/alcohol dehydrogenase is translated as MVQTLTENGKKALKALASKSQQEIDTIVHEMSIAAVDQHMPLAKMAFEETGRGIYEDKAIKNLYASEYIWHSIKDNKTVGIIGEDTQKGLTYVAEPVGIICGVTPTTNPTSTTIFKAMIAIKTGNPIIFAFHPSAQQSSKAAAQCVLDAAVKAGAPPHAIQWIEHPSIAATQQLMNHEDVALVLATGGSGMVKSAYSTGKPALGVGPGNVPAYIEKTAQIQRAVNDIIGSKTFDNGMICASEQAVIVDKAVYETVKKEFKAHQCYFVTAKERPLLEQAMMNERKTGVCADIVGNAATEIARKAGIQVPEGTKLLIVELEGVGESYPLSREKLSPVLAMVKATSSTHAFELCEGMLSLGGLGHTAVIHSEDPTLQQSFGMRMKACRILVNTPSAVGGIGDMYNELIPSLTLGCGSYGKNSVSHNVSAIDLINIKTIAQRRNNMQWFKLPPKVYFEKNALMYLTEMAQAERVMLICDPGMVEFGYAERVESVLRRRAQTPQIKIFSDVEPNPSTDTVYRGLDMMTQFKPDTIIALGGGSAMDAAKAMWMFFEHPETSFFGAKQKFLDIRKRTYQIGKPENAKFICIPTTSGTGSEVTPFAVITDSETHVKYPLADYALTPDIAIVDPQFVMSVPQSVTADTGMDVLTHAIESYVSVMASDYTRGLSLQAIQLTFDYLKSSVKEGDALSREKMHNASTLAGMAFANAFLGISHSIAHKIGGEYGIPHGRTNAILLPHVIRYNAKDPQKHALFPKYEYFRAHTDYADIAKHLGLPGQTTEELVEALATAVDQLGRDIGIEMNLKAQGVTEDVLATTVDRMAALAYEDQCTTANPKEPLISELKDIILAAYEAK
- a CDS encoding N-acetylmuramoyl-L-alanine amidase, with amino-acid sequence MFKRFFASSLSIVVTLTTLCLTPTVYTRSLFGMPAFMAEASAATNHSQGLPPLPYPNVNQYIISTHLGHSPVVKDPRMDTLPQLPYKHGTYIGVVIHEVGEDYRSLNEWVDRMYATYDRAFVHAFVDSKEIHLTAPSKYLVWGAGKQANPYFYQIEVVRAYTFDDFARSVNNQAWLAAYMLKQNNIEPTLADRQEGVGSIISHYAVHKYWGGTTHVDPIEYFARWGYDMDQFFELVKYHYQQML